In Candidatus Binatia bacterium, a genomic segment contains:
- the ssb gene encoding single-stranded DNA-binding protein has product MAMSVNKAIIVGRLGADPEIRFTQSGAGVTNFNVATDSVWKDKEGQKQTRTEWHRIVVWGPQAEVCSKYLSKGREVYVEGEINTRSWEDKEGQKRWTTEIRARDVRFLGGRGDQDGPGSGGDSGGNDFGPAPTGGGAGGDSGGDVPF; this is encoded by the coding sequence ATAGCTATGTCAGTAAATAAGGCGATTATTGTGGGACGGCTCGGAGCCGATCCCGAAATTCGGTTTACCCAATCGGGAGCCGGTGTGACGAATTTCAATGTCGCGACGGATTCAGTCTGGAAAGACAAAGAGGGCCAGAAACAGACCCGGACGGAATGGCACCGCATCGTGGTGTGGGGCCCGCAGGCCGAAGTCTGCTCGAAATACCTCTCAAAGGGCCGCGAGGTCTATGTCGAGGGGGAGATCAATACCCGCAGCTGGGAGGACAAGGAAGGCCAGAAGCGCTGGACAACCGAGATCCGCGCCCGCGACGTCCGTTTTCTCGGAGGCCGGGGCGACCAGGACGGTCCCGGAAGTGGCGGAGATAGCGGCGGCAACGATTTCGGGCCAGCGCCCACCGGTGGCGGCGCTGG